GCAGAGTGGGAGGCGGCAAAAAAGCGGAACGAATACCGCAGACTGCGCAGAAAAGAGGGATTTTAAAATATAGAAAAATGAAAAATAAGTTTATTCTGACGGAATACACGGTGTCTGCTCCTCTGCCGGAAAAGCTGACAGTCGGTCTGATATCCGACCTGCATGAGGAGGAGCCGGAGGAGGCGCTTGCCCTCTTAAAGAAGGGCAGACCGGATGTGATTATGGTGGCCGGGGATACCTTTGAGCGGCATGGGGAGAGCAGGGACACTATGCGGACAACAAAGGAAGGAAGTCTGGAGAAGCTGCTGCGCGGGATACTGATGAAGGCGGATGATGTGCTGGAGCTGGTATTTGGAAAATATGAACATGATACGGAATATGCCTGGCGCTTCCTGCGGGAGGCGGGAAAAATCGCACCGGTATTTTTAAGCGTCGGAAATCATGAGTGGTACTTCCTGCCGGAGGATGAAAAGGTCATGAAGGAGAGCGGGGCAAAGCTGCTGGACAATGCGGATTGCCTGGTTTATATAAAAGGAATGGCGGTGCGCATCGGCGGACTGTCCACTGTGGCGGATGTGGAATGGCTGGACAGATTTTGCGCAAAGGACGGCTACAGGATACTGCTCTGCCATCATCCGGAATACTATGACGATTATTTAAAAGACAGAAATCTTCCGCTGATTTTGTCCGGTCATGCGCACGGCGGGCAGATACGGATAGGAAAGCAGGGGCTGTATGCGCCGGGACAGGGCGTTTTCCCAAAGTATACAAAAGGCATCTATGATGGCAGACTGGTGGTGACAGCCGGCGCCGCCAACACTGCCTCTGTTCCGAGATGGGGAAATCCCTGCGAGGTCGTGATGATACATCTGGGATGAACAACCCGGACTCACGTGATTACCGGGAACGAATCAGCCGGGCTGCCCTTTGCGTGACACACTGCGGCGGCTCGCTTTTTTATATATCACCCAGGCAACTGCCGAGGTAATCAGCTCCGCGATCCAGAAGGCGTGCCACACGCCGTTTACCCCAAGGAAGCGGCTGAGGAGGAGGGCGGCGGGAATGATAATGACGATATAGCGCAGCAGGGAGATGAGCAGCGAGGGTGCGCCCATGCCCAGTCCCTCCAGTGCACCGGCGGAGGTGACGGAGACGGAGGAGACGATAAAGCCCGCGCTGATGATGCGCAGCGCAGCGGCGCCGGTTTCGACAGTCTGCTCATTTGTGGTAAACAGCCCGATAAGCGTCTCCGGAACCGCCAGACAGCAGATTGTGCCGAGCACCATGATGGAGGCGCATAAGGTCAGCGTAAGCGTGTAAAGCTTCTGCACCCGCCGGTGCTCTCCGGCGCCGTAATTGTAGCCGATCAGAGGGCGCATTCCCTGGATGATTCCGTTGGCGGGCAGATACAGAAAATTCTGCAGCTTGTAATAGACGCCGAGAACCAGCACAGCATCCTGCGAAAAGGCGGCAAGGATGGCGTTGAGTGCAGACACCAGCAGGGAAGGCAGCGCCAGATTCAGAACGGCGGGGATGCCGATGGAGTAAAGCTTTCCGATGAGCTCCCGCGGAAACTGCAGGTTCCGGAAGCTTATCTTTACAGGGAGCGGCCGCGTAAAATAGATAATCAGATAAATCATCAGCGTCAGAACCTGCCCGATTACGGTTGCCAGGGCGGCACCGCTGATGCCAAGGGCGGGAAACGGACCGATTCCGAAAATCAGCAGCGGGTCCAGCAGGATGTTGGCAATGCAGCCGATCAGCATGGCGAGCATACTGACGGTCATTTTTCCAACCGCCTGGAAGAGTTTTTCAAAGCAGAGCTCCGCGGCGATGACAGCGGCAAAGCCGAAGGTGATGCGGGCATACTGCACGCCGGAGGCGATCACCTCCTGGTCGGACGTAAACAGGTTAAGAAAATGCGGAATGATAAAAATGCTGACGATGGATAACAGGACGCCGTGCAGCACACTCAGCAGCAGTCCGAGAGATGCTGCCAGGCTGGCGGTGCGCTGTCTGCCTGCGCCAAGATAAAAGGCAATGACGGCGTTGATGCCGACCCCGAAGCCGATGGCGGCGGCATTGATAAAATTCTGGACAGGATACACGAGAGAGAGCGCCGTCATGGCGCTTTCGCTGATCTGGGCGACGAAGTAGCTGTCAACGATATTGTAGAGCGCATTCACCATCATGGATAGTACCATAGGCAGCGACATCGACAGCAGCAGAGGCAGTACCGGGCGTTCTTTCATAAATGTCTGTTCCATAAAAATCTTCCTTTCTTAATAAAAATGCCGCATAACCATTGGATAATAGTTATGCGGCGAAAAATGGATTGCTCCAGAAAAATCCACATCATGTTTTAGTGGTACTATCGTAGCACCGACCAGGGAAGATGTCAAGGAAAATTAAATTGTACTTATTCGGGAAATTGATAGACAGGGGTAGAAAATTTGATTATAATAAAGACAGAGTGAGAAAACAAAGGAGAACGCAATGAATCATTACGATTATCTGATAGTCGGAGCCGGACTGTACGGCGCGGTGTTTGCACAGGAGGCAAAGAAGGCGGGAAAGACTGCCCTGGTGGTGGATAAACGTCCGCAGATTGCGGGAAATGTATACACGCAGGAGATGGAAGGGATTCATGTCCATGTTTACGGAGCGCATATTTTCCACACGAACAATAAGCGGGTCTGGGAGTATGTAAACCGGTTTGCGGAATTTAACCGCTTTACCAATTCCCCGGTTGCCAATTATCACGGGGAGCTTTATTCGCTGCCGTTTAATATGTATACCTTCAATAAAATGTGGGGCGTTGTGACGCCGCAGGAGGCGGAGCAGAAGATCGAGGAGCAGCGCAGAGCCGCCGGTATCACGGAGCCGAAGAATCTGGAGGAGCAGGCGATCAGTCTGGTCGGCACAGATATTTACGAAAAGCTGGTGAAGGGCTATACGGAAAAGCAGTGGGGCAGACCGTGCAGGGAGCTCCCGGCATTTATTATCAAACGGCTGCCGGTGCGCCTGACGTTTGACAACAACTATTTTAATGCGCTTTACCAGGGAATTCCGGTGGGCGGCTACACGAAGATGGTTGCAGGCATGCTGGAGGGCACGGAGGTGCGGCTGAACACGGATTACCTGGAGCAGAAGACGGAGCTGGATAAGCTGGCGGATAAAGTGATTTACACCGGTCCGGTGGACGCTTATTTCGGCTACCGGCTGGGCGCACTGGAATACCGTTCGGTGCGTTTTGAGACGGAGGTGCTGGATATGCCGAATTTCCAGGGAAATGCGGCGGTGAATTACACCGACAGGGAGACGCCCTGGACGCGGATTATCGAGCACAAGTGGTTTGAATTCGGCACACAGCCGAAAACGGTAATCAGCCGGGAGTATTCCTCGGAGTGGAAGCCGGGGGACGAGCCGTATTACCCGGTGAATGATGAGAAAAACGGGGCGTTATATGCGCAGTATAAGGCTCTGGCGGACAAAGAGGAGCACGTGATTTTCGGCGGCAGGCTTGGAGAATATAAATACTATGATATGGACGCCGTGATTGCATCCGCACTTGCCATGTGCGAAAAAGAACTGTAAAAGACAGGAGAAAATGCGATGAACAGTGAGAAGAGAC
This is a stretch of genomic DNA from Marvinbryantia formatexigens DSM 14469. It encodes these proteins:
- a CDS encoding metallophosphoesterase, whose protein sequence is MKNKFILTEYTVSAPLPEKLTVGLISDLHEEEPEEALALLKKGRPDVIMVAGDTFERHGESRDTMRTTKEGSLEKLLRGILMKADDVLELVFGKYEHDTEYAWRFLREAGKIAPVFLSVGNHEWYFLPEDEKVMKESGAKLLDNADCLVYIKGMAVRIGGLSTVADVEWLDRFCAKDGYRILLCHHPEYYDDYLKDRNLPLILSGHAHGGQIRIGKQGLYAPGQGVFPKYTKGIYDGRLVVTAGAANTASVPRWGNPCEVVMIHLG
- a CDS encoding MATE family efflux transporter; translated protein: MEQTFMKERPVLPLLLSMSLPMVLSMMVNALYNIVDSYFVAQISESAMTALSLVYPVQNFINAAAIGFGVGINAVIAFYLGAGRQRTASLAASLGLLLSVLHGVLLSIVSIFIIPHFLNLFTSDQEVIASGVQYARITFGFAAVIAAELCFEKLFQAVGKMTVSMLAMLIGCIANILLDPLLIFGIGPFPALGISGAALATVIGQVLTLMIYLIIYFTRPLPVKISFRNLQFPRELIGKLYSIGIPAVLNLALPSLLVSALNAILAAFSQDAVLVLGVYYKLQNFLYLPANGIIQGMRPLIGYNYGAGEHRRVQKLYTLTLTLCASIMVLGTICCLAVPETLIGLFTTNEQTVETGAAALRIISAGFIVSSVSVTSAGALEGLGMGAPSLLISLLRYIVIIIPAALLLSRFLGVNGVWHAFWIAELITSAVAWVIYKKASRRSVSRKGQPG
- the glf gene encoding UDP-galactopyranose mutase, which codes for MNHYDYLIVGAGLYGAVFAQEAKKAGKTALVVDKRPQIAGNVYTQEMEGIHVHVYGAHIFHTNNKRVWEYVNRFAEFNRFTNSPVANYHGELYSLPFNMYTFNKMWGVVTPQEAEQKIEEQRRAAGITEPKNLEEQAISLVGTDIYEKLVKGYTEKQWGRPCRELPAFIIKRLPVRLTFDNNYFNALYQGIPVGGYTKMVAGMLEGTEVRLNTDYLEQKTELDKLADKVIYTGPVDAYFGYRLGALEYRSVRFETEVLDMPNFQGNAAVNYTDRETPWTRIIEHKWFEFGTQPKTVISREYSSEWKPGDEPYYPVNDEKNGALYAQYKALADKEEHVIFGGRLGEYKYYDMDAVIASALAMCEKEL